Within the Ancylothrix sp. D3o genome, the region TAGATGAGGTCTTGGTCATCGTTGCCGTTCATTTGGTCGTTGCCATCGCCACCGTAGAGGGTGTCGTTGCCGGCGTTGCCGGTGATAATGTCGTTTTCTCCGTCGCCAAATAGCTGGTCTTGGCCATCGTTGCCTTGGATGTTGTCGTTGCCGGCGTCACCGTGAATGATGTCTTCCCCTTCGTTGCCTTGGATATTGTCGTTACCGTCGTTGCCGTTGATGATATCGTTGCCTAGGTCTCCGGTAATGTTGTCGTCCCCTGCATCTCCAGAGATGCTGTCGTTGTCGTTCCCGCCGGAAATGATGTCGTTGTCGTTCCCACCGGAGATGGTGTCGCTGCCGTCGTTTCCTTGGATGTTGTCTTGACCGTTATCCCCGTGAATGCTGTCGTTTCCGAGGTTGCCATAGATAATGTCGTTGTTGTCGCCACCACTGATGAAGTCGTTACCGTCATCTCCAGTGATGCTGTCGTCTCCTGCATCTCCTTGGATGTAGTCATCATGGTTGCCCCCGGAAATGGTGTCTTTGTCGTTGCCGCCAGAGATGGTATCTAAACCGTCATTTCCTTGAATGTTGTCGTTGCCGTCATTGCCTTCGATGTAATCTTGGTCGGCATTGCCGGTGATGTTGTCGTCGCCGGCATCTCCGAAGATGCGATCGTTACCGCTGTCGCCCGAAATGATGTCGTTGTCATTACCACCTGAGATCGTGTCGTTGTCTTCGTTGCCTTGAATGTTGTCTTGACCATCATCTCCTTGGATGCTGTCGTTTCCGAGGTTGCCAGCAATAATGTCGTTGTTGTCGCCACCACTGATGAAGTCGCTGCCGTCATCTCCGCTGATGCTATCGTCTCCTGCATCTCCGAAGATTTGGTCATCCTGGTTACCACCAGAAATGGTGTCTTTGTCGTTACCACCAGAGATGGTGTCTAAACCGTCGTTTCCTTGGATGCTGTCGTTGCCGTCGTTGCCTTCAATTTTGTCTTGATCGGCATTGCCGGTGATTTGGTCGTCTCCAGCGTTGCCGAAGATTTGGTCATCATTGTTGCCGCCGGAGATGATGTCGTTGCCGGTGTTGCCTTCAATTAAGTCGTGCCCGTTATCGCCGGAGATAATGTCGTTGTCTTCATTTCCTTGGATGGTGTCTTGGTCATCGCCGCCAGAGATAATGTCTTGTCCGAGGTTGCCTTGAATACTGTCGTTGCCGATGTCTCCAGTGATGTTATCGTTTCCGGCATCGCCTGCTATTATATCGTTGTCTTCGTTACCAGCGATCGCATCGTTGCCGTTGCCACCAGAGATAATGTCGTTGCCGATGTTCCCTTCTATTAGATCGTTGCCATCGTCTCCGTATAACTCGTCGTTATCTGCACGTCCGTAAATTTCGTCGTTATCTATGCCCCCACTGATAAAGTCATTACCGCCTTCTCCGTAAAGCTTGTCATTACCTTGTTCGCCGTAGATGGTATCGTGACCATAGCCGCTATCACCGTGGCACTCGTCATCGCCTTCACCACACCAGATAAAATCGTCCCCGTCACCGCCGTGTATAAAATCTTTACCCCATTCTCCATAAATGAGATCTTTTTCCGAACCGCCATCAATATAATCACCGCCTTGACCTCCTTGGAGGATATCTTTTCCGGCACCTCCTTCTATCCAATCACCCCCATCCCCACCGCTTAGATAATCTTCACCTCCGTTACCAATTAGTTTATCTACTCCTCCAAGGCCGTAAAAATAATCGTTACCATCGCCCCCTTCCATATCATCAAATATTTGGCTGAAATTTAAAGGGCCGACAGGATTTAAATCCGAGCCAGCATTTGAGCCATAGATTTTTTCAACACCAACGACAATATCTAATTGCCCATAACCATCCCAGACTTTATATACATCTGAATTTGCTATTTGATCGTGGCGGACAATTATTTTACCTGGATCGTTTGAGTAATCAGCTATATCTTCAAGTCCTTCTCCACCATCCAAAAAGTCAAATCCTGAACCACCCACTAAAGTATCTTGGCCTAAGTCCGCGCGTAGAACGTCATTTTTTCCATCACCTTGCAAAAAATCATTAGTTGCAAGACCTTTTAAGAAATCACCTTTATCAGAGCCTTGAAGCAAACCAGATTGACCGTTAACTATTACCCCAGAAAAGTAAAAACCTTGCGGGTGTAACTCGTAAAAAAAATCTTCAAACTTATTTTTTACATCTATTTTTGGTAAATAATTTTCTACCAAATTGTGATCTCCTATACTCGACAAGTTAGTCCCTTGAAAAGTACGAAGAATTTGCGCCATTTTATCTCGGGTGGATAATCCTGACGAGTATTGCAAATCAGTAATAGGATCGTTTTGATGGATAGATGAGAAAAGTTTGTTTCCTAAAGTTAATGCTGAATAATTGGTTGGTGATCCGAGACCAATAATTCTTACTTTATCTTGGTTTAGATGACGAAGCCCATCTTCGACAAAAAAATTACCTTGAGAGTGAGCAATAAATATTATCGAGTCATTATTGTTACTTATCCAATCAGTTGCACCAGTCTGACTGCTACTATTATTTAGCCATAAATCATTTAGCTTTGGACTTGTGGGAGACTCCTCTTTGTCCGACCAGAACTGGCTCAAAGCTTCTGCCAGATCGCTATCCGGATCTGTCCCTAAGTTTTCAACTAATTTATCTAAACTACCATACTTATTAAGAAAATCCGCTATTGGGTCGATAGTATTTTCTGCAAGAAGAGTCAAATTTTTTCCATCTTCATTAAGCCATTTTACACCTTTATAGCCTTCATATAAATCTGAAATATCGTGATCTTTTGCAAAATCAGGTGCATTATAACCTACGTCATGCCACGGATCATCGTCTATAGAAGGCTTTTTGCCATTTATAGGAGCTAAAGAATTCCAATAACTCTTAAACTTATCTATAGCAGGCTGATATAAAATTGGCGAGAGAACTTTTCTTAAGTTATCGAAATTATCAAGAACTTCCGAAGCTTGATCCCAACCACTTGGGGCTTGATCTTTTGTGCTATTATAAGTTGTCTCTTGATTTGCTACATACCGTTCGATCGAGCTTGAGATGTCTTGATTAAGATAGTCTAGAGAAAAAGCCTTGGATACCTCTTTTTTTTGGGTTTCAAATCCAGAGCTATCAGTCCATATACCATTGATAAAGTAAACTCTTGTCCGGCCTCGTTCTTTAATAAGTTGACTTAAAACTTTATCTGCTACTGTATAACCGTTTTCCAAATTTTCATTATTAGTCTCTACATTTAATAAATTCAAGCTTGTTTTCAGTTGCTCTCCAACCTGCTCGATCAAAATATTTGCTTGATTGACGATCATTGAATCATTTTCCTGTTTCATCTGCTGAACTTGCTCCTGACTCAAATCCACCCCACGCACAAGAGCAGAAAACAACTCTCCTTCATCCCCCGGAGTATCAGCAGTATTAATTTGCCAATCTACATAATGCCCAATTTCTTCAATTAACACCGCACTAATCGCTTGAGAATTACTCGCATAGTTACTCAAAAAATTTTGAGAAAAATAAATCGTGTTCGTTGACCCCGCATAAGCAGCGTTTGCCCCTTGTAACTCTGCACCCGTGCGAATTTCGATTTGCGGAAGAGATGCAAAATCTCCGGCAATCCAGTGCTGCCGCAACTCTTCTAACTTATTAACATCAAAACTTTCACCAAAAGCGGTTTTAATCTTCGCCAGAAAATCTTCACCACCGGCAAATCCCTGCAAAACACTGCAAGCACTCTGACGAGCTTGTTCAACTAAAGTTTGAGTCATTTCTGCGGAATTGGAAGTAAACATGGTTCTATCCTCTACTAAGTGTTAGGTGGTTGTTGGTGTAATTAGCGATCGCACTCAGAATCAGCTAGGGGATACTGGGGCGGGGCACAAATCCTCTGCTAAGATGCGAATTGCAATTCTTTAGCTAACCCTGCTTGCAGTTATAAAATTTTGCAATGCAGATTGGCAGGAACAGCCCGCTCGAAGAATGGTGCTACTGAAAACTATTGCTCTATATCGGCAATATGGCTAATTCATCTTGATAAAAGCCGTCATTATAGGCAAAATATACGCCTATTTTTCTGGTTAATTTTCGTACCAAAAACTTTAAAATTAAGCCCCTGCCTGAGAGGAGGTTTACTTGGCTATTGGATGTTATTGCTATAATGGAATTGCTATCTTTAGCAGGAAGGAAATTTTCGTCAGAAAAACTTGGATTGGATAATTTATTATCACTAACCATTGCGGGATTAGTGTCGCTCACTGACACAGTTTTGATAACTTGGATTTTGCAATTTTTCAGGTTGATATCAATATCATCGCTAAAGCCTTGAGCCGAAACTTCAACAGCCCCCGCATTGGGCCGGTTAAACTTGTAGGTATCTAAAAGACCAGTTCTTTCTACATAATCTATAGAAATGTAGCCGTCGTTCAGATTTCCCAAATCTAATGGCATAGCTTGACTCCTTGTAGTCTATATCCAAGCAATGTTCTCTGTCGCACTAATGGGCTGTTGAAACGAAAATATTGGCTACTGCTAATATCTTCAGCTTTTTTAAGCCATCAACCAGCATCAGCGCTTGGGAAGCTTTTATACGAGAGTTTAGACTACCTTCTCGCTAAAAGCAAGGGTGATTACAAATCAATTATACAAATTTAATATAAATTAACCTAATTTATATATAAAGCTACCTAGCATTTATAGGATGATATAAAAATTCTCATAGGAGCAAAAAGACCTAGGAAGTAAAGCTCATAAGGGTTGTCATCCGAATACTAAGTTAGAATAAACGTGATTTTGAGCCAACTTTATAAACGTTTGGACGGTTTGAGAATATTGGACAAGAGAAATTAAAGCAAGTTCGACACACCGGCACCGAGGGTTCTGAAAAGGCCGAGGTATCTGGAAAAGCGAATTTTTGTAGAGGGGCCAATGGTTTTTGCTTATGGATTTTCAGGAACCGATGGATCTGCCGGGGGCTACCAGGTAAAGAACTGGCCTCCTTTTTCATCACGCTCGCTGGCGAGCCTTTACGGGAGCGCACATTGAATCTCTCACAGCCAACTAAAAGCCGATTTTGAATTAACACCGATGGATCTGATGAGGCCGGGGATGTTGCAAAGTCAGTGCATATCTATAAGGCTCACTTGATCTGTTTGGGGCCAGTCGGACTTCAAAGGCCGGTGGAAATCCTGGGGCCGGTGGAAATCCTGGGGCCGGTGAGTGTGAAGAGGCCGGTGGTTGTTGAGAACTCGGCTTTCGCGCTAAGGCTGGTGGATGCTTGAGGGCCGGTGGATGTTGCAGGGCCAGTAAACTAAGAGATGCTTATAGATGCTGGTGGGCCGGTGGATGCTATAGGGCTGGTCGATTTAGTACGACGAGTGTATGAAGTAGCCAAAAAGACGATGAAAGAACAGCAACACTGGATGATAATATCAAATTTAGAATAGAACTAAAGCAAGCTGATATCCCAGGAGGAATTGACAACTTAATGAGTTCCTTTAAAGAAAATACATCCACCTCTTCCAAAGCAAAATTAAATGCCATCTCCCTAGAATAAAACTCTTCCTTGGCTTTTAATTAACAACTAGCTTATTCCTCACAAAAACAGCATTGCTCAATTATCATCAATTACCCATAAGGATTACAAAATGCCTGTACCCTCACAAAATCGCCAACCTTCTCCTGGTATGCCTTGTCCAGAATGTGGTTTTTTTATTGAAATGTCCATCGAAAGTTTGCTCTATAAACCCGCATTCACCTGCCCTGGATGTCTGCTAGAGATATCACTCGATCGCCCAAGTTCTCAACAAGCTTTAGAATTGTTACAAAAAGTTAATTTAGCCAAAGGAAATATAGAAAAAGCTAAAAACTTTGAGAGATAAAGTTAAAAAAATTAACATTATAAACCACTGAATATCTTGTCTGATAAATGGGCCGCTGAATGTTTACTGGCAAGTGAATATTTGGGTGTTGATTGATATTCAAGAACCGTTGGATATCTAAAAGGGACGGCAGATGATGTATTAGGGCTAATGAATTCGATAGGGCTGGTGGACACCATAGGGCCGGTGTCACCCTGAGAGAATTCTTCATAATCATGGCCATTTTAGGCCGGCACAAACAAAATAGAAATTACCGGCCTCCCCACTGCCACCAACCCCACCGGCACCACCAGCGCCAACAACACCACGCTTGCTCACCACCACCACCGGCCTTCCCCCCACCATCGGCCTCCCCGCCACCACCGGCATCATCGGCTTCCCTGGGTTCCTAGCGACCACCGGCACCACCCACGCCAGCAACATCACGCTTGCTCATCGGCGCTACCTACATCCAAAGACTTCACCGACCTTCTTGTCATCACCGGCATCCAGAGACTTCGCCAACCTTCTTGTCATCACCGGCATCCAGAGACTTCGCCAACTTTAGCGAGCTTCTTGCCTGCATCGGCCAATATCGTATCCCCCATACCACCAACTTCCCCAATACCTTGAACCTGACCGGCCTCCCTGGATGTAATAAAGCCGGTTAATCTGCCAGCGGTGGGGGATCTTGAGGGGCAGGTGTTGACGATGGACGCGCTCATCACCAGTTAAAATCAACTGCATAAAAAGGCGAAATCATCCCAATATATCTTTAGGCCGGTCTATCAAACAAACACTGGCCAAAACCAACTGCATAAAAAAGCAAAATCATCCCAATATATCTTTAGGCCGGCCTGTCAAACCAACACTGGCCAAAAATCTCCCCGCAATCAATTTGTAGGGGCGGTTTCAACGTTAACGTTGGATACCAACAGATAACCTCAGTAAACCCGCCCCTCACTGACAGCCACACTTTATTCAAGGAGTTTATTTATGTACATGACTTATCGTGCTTCTTTGGTTCGTAATTTCTCGGTTGCTATCGTCAACGGTTCCATTACTTTGATAATTTTGCTAATTGCACCAATGGGTTTAGCTGCCGTGATTATGAATACTTTCTTGGTCACAGTTGCTAGTTTCTTTACTGCTACGATTGCTGATTCTGTAGTGCATTTTCTCCAGCCTTCTCGTGTTGAGAATATCCAGGCTTCTGTAGAAGAGCAAATTAATCGGCCTACAATTCAGCATCGGGATATTAAAGAAATTGAGCGGCAATAATGCAAACGATTTATGTTTCTCAGCAAGGTTGTTATGTTTCGCTAAATCAAGAATTGCTGCTTGTTAAGCAAGGCGAAACTGTCCAAGCAGAAGTGCAGTTACCTTTGCTGGAAATGGTGCTGGTTTTTGGCAATTCGCAAATCACTACTCAGGCTATTCGTGCTTGTTTATGGCGCAATATTCCCATTGCTTATGTGTCTCGCATGGGTTTTTGTTATGGGCGAATTTTGCCAATTGAACGCGGTTTTCGTCAACTTGCTCGTTATCAGCAGCAGTTATTAGCTGTGGAACGTTTGCAGGTGGCGCGCTGTATTGTTCAGGCAAAATTACGCAATTCACGGGTGATTTTACAACGCCAGAACCGACGCCGTTCTTCTGATACTTTGAGCTTGGCAATCCAAAGTTTGGAATATTTGCTCGATAAAGCGGGGGAGGCTGATAATACGCAGCGTTTAATGGGGTTTGAGGGGGCCGGTGCTGCTCAATATTTCTCGGCTTTTGCTGAGTGCTTGGAGGGAAATGATTTTGTGTTTGCGGGCCGGTCTCGTCGTCCTCCTGGCAATCCTGTTAATGCGATGTTGAGTTTTGGTTATCAGATTCTTTGGAATCATTTATTGAGTTTAATTGAGTTGCAAGGCTTAGATCCTTATTCAGCTTGCTTGCATGAAGGTTCTGAGCGTCATGCAGCTTTGGCTTCGGATTTAATTGAGGAGTTTCGTGCTCCTATGGTTGATTCTCTCGTAATGTATTTGGTGAATCGGAAGATGATGGATGTGTTAAATGATTTTGAGTACAAAAATGGAGGTTGCTT harbors:
- a CDS encoding phage terminase large subunit family protein; its protein translation is MPVPSQNRQPSPGMPCPECGFFIEMSIESLLYKPAFTCPGCLLEISLDRPSSQQALELLQKVNLAKGNIEKAKNFER
- the csx18 gene encoding CRISPR-associated protein Csx18 — encoded protein: MYMTYRASLVRNFSVAIVNGSITLIILLIAPMGLAAVIMNTFLVTVASFFTATIADSVVHFLQPSRVENIQASVEEQINRPTIQHRDIKEIERQ
- the cas1 gene encoding CRISPR-associated endonuclease Cas1 encodes the protein MQTIYVSQQGCYVSLNQELLLVKQGETVQAEVQLPLLEMVLVFGNSQITTQAIRACLWRNIPIAYVSRMGFCYGRILPIERGFRQLARYQQQLLAVERLQVARCIVQAKLRNSRVILQRQNRRRSSDTLSLAIQSLEYLLDKAGEADNTQRLMGFEGAGAAQYFSAFAECLEGNDFVFAGRSRRPPGNPVNAMLSFGYQILWNHLLSLIELQGLDPYSACLHEGSERHAALASDLIEEFRAPMVDSLVMYLVNRKMMDVLNDFEYKNGGCFLNNSGPKKFLKAFVGRMEEEIEAESGKQPKWDLLNQQVKLFKQFVYEPSRLYKPYLIR